The nucleotide sequence CGGAGTCGTCGCCCGCCAGCAGGCGGCCCCGGACCCGCCACGGGCCCGGACCCGCGACCGCCCAGCCGTCCATCGCCGACGTGTCGAACGGCGGCAGATCGGTGAGGGCGGTCAGCGGCCTCGCCAGCACGTGGTCGCGGGCGTGGTGCAGTGTGCGCGACACCGCGGGCAGCGGGCGTCCGGCCGCGCGGGCGCGGGCCCGCGCGTCCGGCCACGGGAGACTGGGGCCGCGCCTCACCGCTCGGGGTCCGGATCCGGTCGCCGGTAGGCCGCGGCCAGCGCCTCGGCCTTGCGCAGGGCGTCGGCGACCGCCGCTTCGCCGCCGCCCGCCCGGGCCGCCGCGTAGCCGACCAGGAACGCGGTGAGCGGCGCGGCCGGGCGCACGACGTTGTGCGCCGCGACCTTGGTCATGTCGAGCAGCGCGGCGGTGTCGACGTCGAGTTCCACGCCCAGCTCGGCCTTGACGGCCTCGATCCAGTCCTCCAGCACGTCTTCCATCCTCCCGGAACGAGCCCTGGCCTCGCGTAGCCGGGCCCAGGTGTCGCAGTCGAAGGCCGCCAGTTCCGGATCGGTCACGCGCGTCAGGGCGAGCGGCGCGACCAGCCGCCGCAGGGCCGCGCCGTGCGGGTCCCCGACGGCGTCGAGGGCGGAACGCAGCGCGGTGGTGCGGTAGGCGGCCAGGAGGGGCTGGTCGCGTCCCTCGCCGTCGACCAGGACCGCGCCGTCCGCGTCCGGCTCGTCCAGGGCCGCGACCAGCAGCTCCGCCACCTCCCGGGTCACGAAGGGGAGATCCGCGGCCAGGACCACCACGGCCGGGGCGTCGACGGCGGGCAGCCCCGCGGCCAGTGCCGCGACCGGGCCGCCGCCGGGCGGGTCTTCGCGCGCCCACGCGACCGTCCGCCGCGTCGCCCGCTCGGGGCCGACGACGACCACGGTGCGCGCGCCTTCGCAGGCGTCCACCGCGCGGTCGAGCAGGGTGCGTCCGCCGACCGTCAGCGCGGGTTTGTCGCGGCCTCCGAGGCGCCGCGCGGCTCCGCCCGCGAGGACGACGGCGTCGTACGGCCCACTCGCGGGTCGCCCGGCGGTCACGGCCGCCCCTGCGACCAGCGGAACAGGGCCATGCCCACCGTCGTCGCCAGGTTGAAGCTGGACACGCCCGGCCGCATCGGCACCGCCACACGCCGGGCCGCGCGCGAGCGCATCGCGGACGAGACACCGTGCCGCTCGGAGCCGAACACGAGCACCGCGTCGTCGGGGAGAACGACCTCGCGGAGGTCGTCGCCGTCCGGGTCCAGCACGTGGACGGGCCCGGCGGGCAGGTCGCCGGGGGCGAGGCGCGCGACCGCGGTCGCGAAGTGGAGGCCGGCGCTGCCGCGCACGGCGTTGGGGTGCCAGGGGTCCAGCGTGCCGGTGGTGGCGACGCCGGTGGCGCCGAACCCCGCGGCGAGCCGGACCACGGCGCCGACGTTGCCAAGATTGCGCGGGTTCTCCAGGACGACGACGGGTGCCGGGCGCGCGGTGCGGTCGAAGACCTCCCGTGTGGCCTCGGGGGACGGGAGGACCGCGAGCGCCGCCGTCCCGGTCGGGTGCACGCGCGGCACGAGCCCGCGGAACGCCGCCTCCGGCACCTCGACGACCAGCGCGTCGAGCCGGGCGGCGATGTCGGGGGACAGCTCCTCGGCCATCGCCAGCACGGCCTTCCGGTCGGTGGCGACGGCGACGCGCACGTCCGCGCCGAAGCGCACGGCGTGCTTGAGCGCGTGGAATCCGTCCAGCAGCACGGCACCCGGCACCGCCGCGCGCCACCGCTGTTCGATCTCCGTCGCCATGAGGGTGAGCCTAGGGGCGTCAGGCGGTGTGCGTCGCCGTGGCCCCGGGGCGGACGTCCTCGTCGCTCCCGCCACCGCGTCCACCGTCCCGGCCGGTGCGGACACCGCCCGCGCGGGCTTTCCCGCGACGCAGCAGCCGGCCGCCGAACGCGCGCACGGCCAGCAGGAACGCCGTGGGGAGGAAGACCAGGTCGCCGAGGGCCATCGACGCCGAGAACGCGGGCAGGCCCAGCAGCAGGGCGATGCCCAGGTGCATCGCGACCATGACGGCGATGACGACGTACTTCGCGCGCTTGGCGAACACCAGGAAAACGAACCCGACCTGCGTGAACACCGTCAGGTACGCGAGGGCGGTCGCGGGCACGGGTCCGCCGTCGGCGAGGTCCGAGAGCCACGGCCACGGCTGGAAGTACTCCAGGTTGAGCGCGTAGTGCAGCGCGGTGCCGTCCTGCCAGGTCTCGCCCTGCACCTTGAACAGCCCGGCCGCCGCGTAGATCACGCACACCTGCGCGGCGATCACGAACAGCGCGCAGTGGTGGGCCGCGGCGACGACCGCCGCACGCAGTTGCTCGAGTTCGCGCGGCAGCCGCCACAGGCCGGGCAGGACGACGGCCGCCCCGAGCAGCGACGTCCACCACGGCAGTACGAGCCCGACCGCCACCGCCGCGACGAGCGCGACGAACACGCCGCCTTCCTGACCCGGCCCGGGCGACCGGGGCCGGCCCGTGCGGCGGAGCCGGCGGGCGTCGAGCGACCACACGCGCCCGCTTGCCGTGAACATCAGGTAGAAGCTCATGAGCGTGAGCACGGTATCGCCGCCGTCGGTCATCAGCAGCGAGCGGCTGTTGAACGAGACGACGACCAGGCAGAACAGCACGCTCATCGCCCGTGTGTGCCAGCCGAGGACGAACAACGCCGTCACCACGACGGCGAGGACGTACATCAGCTCGAACCACCAGCGGTCGTCGCGGACCAGCAGGATGCTGACGCCGTCGATCCCACTCAGCAGGCGCCGCGCCATGTCGGGGGACCACGGCGACCGGTCGCCCCACAGCTCGCGCCGGTTGAGGAATTCGCGCAGCAGCGACACGAGGAACACCGCGCCGAAGCCGATGCGCAGCAGCGCGGCTTGGTGGGTGCCGCGCGGCCGGCCGCTCACGCGGGCGAAGAAGGCGACGATCGCTTCGGCGACCCGGAGGTCGAGCGGCTGACGCGCGGGCGCGGCGGCCGGGGCGGGGTGTGCGGGCGCCGGCGCGGTCTCCGGCCCGCCGTCCGGTGCGGCAGGCTCGGTGCGCGCGGTCTGGCGGGGGACGGCGGGCACCGGCCGGGCACCGGCGTCGCCCCGGGCCGCCGCCGCGGGCGCGGGCGCGGGCCCGGGCGCGGATTCGGGCAGGGCTTCGGGCACGGGTCCGGGCGCGGAGTCCGGCGCGGATCCGGGTGTCGGGTCGGGGGTCGCGTCCGGCGTCGGATCAACGGAAGTCATCGGGCCTCGTCTCCCACCAGACGAATTCGCGCGTGGTCGGCGCGGGCGGCACGGCGTCCGGTGCCCCGATGGGCGTCAGCACCGCGCGGATCTGCACCGCGACGATGCCGTCCGCGCGGCCGTCGGCCTGCATGCGCTTGACCACGATGCGGCGCAGGTACTCCTCGGCCAGTTCCGCCCGGCCGGTCGTACGGTTGCCTTCGCTGTCGTGCGAGCCGGAGTAGAACTCCCACGCGCGCCGCAGCAGGTTCTGGTCGGCCTTGCTCGGGAACGGGTTGCCGCGGATGTGCGCGACGTCGTCGCCGGTCAGGTCCATCCACTCCGAGGTGGTCACGGTGCCGTCCGCCGAGCGGTACTGGACGCGGGCGTTCACACGGGTATTGGTGTTGAGCGGATCCGGCGCGAACAAGTGCCAGTTCTGCTCGAAGACCGGGTAGATCCAGTCCCGCGTCTGCTCCTGGTACTCGCGCGACGCGCGGTTCTCCGGCGCGACGTGCAGGAAGACGAACAGCAGGTGGAACGCGACGCCGACAAGAAGGAGCACCGTCACCGCCGCGGCGGCCATCCGGACGCGCGGCGACCGCGCCTCCGGGTCCTCGGGATCGAAGACGACCGCCGGGGGCGGCGGCCCGGAGCCCCGCGCGGCCTCGGCCACCTCGTTCGTCTCACCGGCCTCACCGACCCCGGCGGCCGGGCTCTCCTGCGCGGGCATGGCCCTCCCCGATCGTTGACGGCAGCCGCACGCTACCGGCTCCGCCGCGCCGATGGGGGCGCAACGGCCGCCGCTTCCCCCGACCTCGTCGGCGCGACATCCGCGCTTCACACGCCTCACACGTCGAGTTCCCCGTCCCGTGCGTGCTCCGCGTAGACCGCGAGCAGGGCGGTGCGGTCGTCCGTCGTGAACTCCCGGTACGCCGCCCCGCGTTCCGGTCGCCACCAGACGGGGGCGGTGCGGAATCCCGCGCGGCGCAGCCCGACCCGGTCGACCTTGTTGGTCGCGGTGACCGGAACGCGGTCGACGACGCGGACGAAGCGCGGCGCCATCTTGGTCCCGAGATCGTCCTGGGCGGCGAGGAACGCGTCGAACGCGCCGGGGACGAACTCCGCGCCGGGGCGTAGGTGCAGCGCGGCCATCACCTGGTCGCCGGCGACCGGGTCCGGAACGGCGTACACGACGACGCTGTCGACCGGTGCGAAGCGCGCGAGGATGTCCTCGATGCCGGCGACGGAGAGGTTTTCGCCGTCGACGCGGACCTTGTCGTCGCCGCGGGCCGCGAAGTAGAGGTAGCCGGCCTCGTCGCGGTAGAAGAAGTCCCCCGACCAGTACCGCCGCCCGTCGCGCGTCCGGGCGCGGTCGGCCTCGGCGTTGCGCCAGTAGCCCTCGAAGCCGTTGCGGCCGAGATTGACGAGTTCGCCGATCGCCGCGTCGCCGTTCAGGAGGCGCCCGGCGGTGTCGAAGACCGCCCTCGGGCACTCCTCGCCGGTCTCCGGGTCGAGCAGCGCGGCGTTCCGCGGGCAGGGCCCGATGGCCCGGTCGGGGGTGCCGGGGCGCCAGGTGACGCTCATGCCGCCCTCGGAACTCCCGTACCCCTCCGTCAGCCTGACGCCGAAGCGCCGCTCGAAGCGGCGCATGTCCACGCCGCCGGCCTCGGTTCCGAACGCGCCGCGCAGCGGGTTGTCGGCGTCGTCGGGCCGCTCGGGCGTCGCGAGGAGGTAGGAGACGGCACGGCCGACGTAGGTGAAGTAGGTGGCGCCGAACCGGCGTACGTCGTCGAGGAACGCCGACGCCGAGAACCGGCGGCGCAGCGCGACCGCCCCCTTCGCGCGCAGGGCCGGCGCCCAGTTCGCCATCAGCGCGTTGCCGTGGAACATCGGCATGCAGATGTAGTGCACGCTGTCGCGGTCGAAGCCGAACTGCGCGGTGAGCGCCGTCCCGGCGTTCGCGAGGCGGCCCTGCGAGCAGACGACGCCCTTGGGGGCGCCCGTCGAGCCGGAGGTGAAGACGATGAGCAGGCGCGTCGCGGGGTCGGGCGCGGTGCCGGGGAGGGCCGCGTCGCGGTAGGGGGCGAGGATGCCGGGGTACGCCGGATCGTCGACGACGAGGACGCGCTCGTCCGGTATGCCGAGGTCGAGACCGGCCACCAGCGGCCGGTGCGCGCGGTCGGTCACGAGCACCGAGCAGTCGGTGTGCGTGATGTCGCGGGCGAGGTCGGCGCCGCGCCGGGTGGCGTTGACGCCGACGAGCGTCGCCCCGGACAGTGCCGCGCCCTCCAGCCACAGCGGGAACTCGGGGACGTTGTCGAGCAGGACGCCCACATGCGGGTGGGCGCCGGCCGGGAGCAGGTCGGCGAGCAGCGCGGCACGCGCGGCGGCGGCCCGGGCGACCTGGTCATGGGTCCACGTGCGGTCCCCGGCCATGAGCGCGGTGCCGTGGTCGCCCGCCTGGTCGTGGACGAGTTCGGCGATCGTGGCCATCTGGGCTCCCCGGGCCTGGTTCTGATACACCGTCAGATGCATTGTGGCCACATGATTGACTCTGTCAACAGTGATCACCGGCGCATCGGTGCGAACACAGGCCCGGTCGGAGCCGGACGCCCGTCAGGCCACGAAGGGATCGGCCCCCGACTCCGAGACCATCGGACGGCCCGCCGACTCCCACGCGAGCATGCCGCCGTCGATGTTGGCGACGTCCCAGCCGTGCGCGTCGAGATACTGCGTGACCTGACCGGAGCGCCCGCCGACCCGGCACATCACGTACACGCGCCGGTCCTTGGGCACCTCGTCGACGCGGCCGATGAGCGTGCCCATGGGGATGTGCACGGCGCCCGCGACGTGGCCGGCCCGCCACTCGTCGTCCTCCCGGACGTCGAGCACATAGGCGTCGGCGGGGACCTCGGCGGCGGTGACGGCCGGGGGCGTCTGGGGCATCGGGACTCCGTGTCGTTGGGTCGGTCAGGCGGCTCGCGCGGCGCCGCGGTACCGGGAGCGCGCCGCGCCTCACTCGCGGCCCACGATGCGCGCGCCGCGAGCAACCATTGTGCGGCAACCCCGGCGGTGGGGTGCCGGGCCGCCCGCGAACACCGCGCATCCCGCCCGCGGAACCCACCGGCCGGGCCCGCCGCGCGTCGGCTCACCATCGCGGCCGGTGAGGCGCGCTACCCCAGCAACCCCGCGAGCTCGCCCTCGCGCTTCTCGATGCGGGAGAGAAGCTGCTCCGCGAGGTGCTCCAGCAGCCCGTCCGGATCGTCGGGCGCCAGCGCGAGCAACTGCCCCATCGGCCCGCCCATCAGGGCGCTCCGCTCGGCGTCCAACTGCTCCCGCCGGGCCGTCAGCAGGCCCAGGCGGGTCCGCAGCCACTCCAGGCGGTCCGGTGCCTCCACCGTCGCGCCGGGCCCGCCGGTGGTCCACTCCTCGTCGAGCGTCATCAGCGCCGCCACGTCGCCGGACGCGTACGCGGCGTTCACGCGCGCGATGAAATCCCCCCGCCGCTCCTTCTCGGCCGCGTCCTGCGCGAGATCCGGATGCGCCCGGCGGGCCAGCTCGCGGAACAGGCGGCGGGCCTCGTCGCTCGGCTTCACGCGGCGCACCTCGGCCTCGGGAACCGGCGCCGGCCCGTCGGCGAACGCGTCCATGAGGTCGTCCAGGTCCGGCATCGGCGACACGGCCGCCCGCGCCTCCAGGGCCTTGCGGATGTCGTCCGCGCTGCCGCTGCGGGCCGCCACGGCCTCCGCGACGAGGGCGTCCAACTCGTCCAGACGCTCGTACAAGGGCCCGAGGCGGCGGTGGTGGACGATCGCGAGATTGTCCAGTTCGACACGCAACGTGGCGACGTCGACCTCGGCGTCCAGCAGCTCGGCCTCGACCGCGGTGACCTGCGCCTCCAGGGCCGCCACCTGCGGATCCGACCAGATCGCCGGTGCGTTGCCCTCGTCCATCTCTGCCCTCTTCCGGTATCGAACACGGTTCCCCGGCACGGCCGTCGGCGCCCTCCCCCGCAAACCCGTCGGGTGTCGAGAAGATCAAATCACGCACAACAGCCCACGCCAGCCTAAGTGTTAGGGCAGCATGGTCAGGCCGTCCCTGGCCAGTCGATCCAACCAAGCAGTTGGCTAGAGGGGATAAGATCCAGCCATGCCGCCCGACACCGCACGCACCCGAGCCAAACTTCTCGACGCCGCCCGAGCGGAGTTCGCCGAGCACGGCATCGCCGGCGCACGCGTCGACCGCATCGCCCTGCGCGCCGGGGTGAACAAGGAGCGCATTTATGCGTACTTCGGCAACAAGGAGCAACTCTTCCAGCACGTCCTGAGCGAGTCGCTCCAGGAGCTGACCGCGGTCATCACCATGCCGAGTGACGACCCGGCCGAATACGTCGCGCAGATCTACGACTTCCACTGCGCGCGCCCGGAGCTGCTGCGCCTCCTGCTGTGGGAGGCGCTGTACTACGGGAACGAGCCCATCCCCGACGAGGACCGGCGGGCCACCAGCTACGCCGTGAAGCTGCAGGAGTTCGCCGAACACCTCGGCGTGCAGCCCTCGCCGGACGTGGCCCAACTCCTCTTCTCGCTCATCGGTATCGCCGCGTGGCAGTCCACCATGCCGCAGATGGCCCGGATCATCCTGGGCGGCGAGACGGAGTCCGAACAGGCCAAGGCGCGTCGCCGCGAACACCTGGTCGAGTTCACCCGGCAGTCCATAGCCTCGGCGAAACAGGCCTAGGCGCTGACCGGCAGCACGACGGCACCACAGCGACGACCGGCACCGCCACCTCCGTAGAGGGCACCGGCCGTCGGAACCAACCAGGGATGCACTACAGGATCGACCGCACCGCCGGATTCGACGAGGGCTTCGGGCAGTGGCACCTCGGCGGCGACGCGGCACCGTGGACCGGTGCGAGCGTCGTACGCGGGTGTCATACGGGGGATACCTCGGCGATACGGCGGAACCCATGGCACCAACGGTGACCGGACAACGCGCGTCACACGCGCCCCGGCCACCGCCACGCCCGGCCGGCCCGACGGCGCGCATCGACTCCGCGCCCCGGGCCGACCGCGCCCTGGGCGCCACCGCCCGCGACACACCGCGGGCCCGCCCCGCGCGCCGGCCGCACCCGCGGCTCACTCCCCGGCCCCACATCCGGCCGACTTCGCGCCGCGGACACCGCCCGCACCCCATGCGCCAAGATGTCCTGCGAGCACATGCCCGCCCAGGCGCCGCGCGCCTGGCGACGTCTGGAGGAGACGTGACCGGTCGGCGCTGGCAGTTCTGGGTGGACCGCGGCGGGACCTTCACCGACATCGTCGCGCGGCGGCCCGACGGGCGCCTGGTGACCCGCAAGCTGCTGTCCGAGAACCCCGGCCGGTACCGCGACGCCGCGGTGGCGGGGATCCGCGAACTCCTCGGCCTCGACGACAGCCAACCCGTCACCCCCGAACTCGTCGAGCAGGTGCGCATGGGGACGACCGTCGCCACCAACGCCCTCCTGGAGCGCAAAGGCGAGCGCACCGCGCTGGTGATCACGCGCGGCTTCCGCGACGCGCTGCGCATCGCGTACCAGAACCGCCCCCGCATCTTCGACCGCGACATCGTGCTGCCCGAGGCGCTCTACGAGCGCGTCATCGAGGTCGACGAGCGCCTGGCCGCCGACGGCACCGTGCTGCGCGCGCCCGACCTCGGCGACGGGAGCCCGACCGCCCTCGCCCTGAGGCGCGCGTACGACGACGGCATCCGCGCGGTCGCCGTCGTCTGCCTGCACAGCTACGTCGCCCCCGACCACGAGCACGCGATCGGCGCCCTCGCCGCACGGATCGGCTTCCCGCAGATCTCGCTCTCCGGCGACGTGAGCCCCCTCATGAAGATCGTGCCGCGCGGCGACACCACCGTGGTCGACGCCTACCTCTCCCCGGTCCTGCGCCGCTACGTCTCCCAGGTCGCCGAGCAACTGCCGGGCGTACGGCTGATGTTCATGCAGTCGAACGGCGGCCTCGCGGAAGCCGGGCACTTCCGGGGCAAGGACGCCGTGCTGTCCGGCCCGGCCGGCGGCATCGTCGGCATGGCGCGCATGTCGGAGGCGGCCGGATTCGCCAAGGTCATCGGCTTCGACATGGGCGGCACGTCCACCGATGTGTCCCACTACGTCGGCGCGTACGAGCGGGTCTTCCACACCCTCGTCGCCGGAGTGCGGCTGCGCGCGCCCATGCTCGCCATCGACACCGTCGCCGCGGGCGGCGGCTCGATCCTGCGCTTCGACGGCGGGCGCTACCGGGTCGGCCCCGAGTCCGCCGGCGCCGACCCCGGCCCCGCGTGCTACCGCAAGGGCGGGCCGCTGACCGTCACGGACGCCAACGTGATGCTCGGCAGGATCCAGCCCGCGCACTTCCCCCACGTCTTCGGGCCGGACGGCGACCGGCCCCTCGACGCCGACCACGTCCG is from Yinghuangia sp. ASG 101 and encodes:
- a CDS encoding NTP transferase domain-containing protein, translating into MTAGRPASGPYDAVVLAGGAARRLGGRDKPALTVGGRTLLDRAVDACEGARTVVVVGPERATRRTVAWAREDPPGGGPVAALAAGLPAVDAPAVVVLAADLPFVTREVAELLVAALDEPDADGAVLVDGEGRDQPLLAAYRTTALRSALDAVGDPHGAALRRLVAPLALTRVTDPELAAFDCDTWARLREARARSGRMEDVLEDWIEAVKAELGVELDVDTAALLDMTKVAAHNVVRPAAPLTAFLVGYAAARAGGGEAAVADALRKAEALAAAYRRPDPDPER
- a CDS encoding TrmH family RNA methyltransferase; this translates as MATEIEQRWRAAVPGAVLLDGFHALKHAVRFGADVRVAVATDRKAVLAMAEELSPDIAARLDALVVEVPEAAFRGLVPRVHPTGTAALAVLPSPEATREVFDRTARPAPVVVLENPRNLGNVGAVVRLAAGFGATGVATTGTLDPWHPNAVRGSAGLHFATAVARLAPGDLPAGPVHVLDPDGDDLREVVLPDDAVLVFGSERHGVSSAMRSRAARRVAVPMRPGVSSFNLATTVGMALFRWSQGRP
- a CDS encoding HTTM domain-containing protein — translated: MTSVDPTPDATPDPTPGSAPDSAPGPVPEALPESAPGPAPAPAAAARGDAGARPVPAVPRQTARTEPAAPDGGPETAPAPAHPAPAAAPARQPLDLRVAEAIVAFFARVSGRPRGTHQAALLRIGFGAVFLVSLLREFLNRRELWGDRSPWSPDMARRLLSGIDGVSILLVRDDRWWFELMYVLAVVVTALFVLGWHTRAMSVLFCLVVVSFNSRSLLMTDGGDTVLTLMSFYLMFTASGRVWSLDARRLRRTGRPRSPGPGQEGGVFVALVAAVAVGLVLPWWTSLLGAAVVLPGLWRLPRELEQLRAAVVAAAHHCALFVIAAQVCVIYAAAGLFKVQGETWQDGTALHYALNLEYFQPWPWLSDLADGGPVPATALAYLTVFTQVGFVFLVFAKRAKYVVIAVMVAMHLGIALLLGLPAFSASMALGDLVFLPTAFLLAVRAFGGRLLRRGKARAGGVRTGRDGGRGGGSDEDVRPGATATHTA
- a CDS encoding DUF5819 family protein, encoding MPAQESPAAGVGEAGETNEVAEAARGSGPPPPAVVFDPEDPEARSPRVRMAAAAVTVLLLVGVAFHLLFVFLHVAPENRASREYQEQTRDWIYPVFEQNWHLFAPDPLNTNTRVNARVQYRSADGTVTTSEWMDLTGDDVAHIRGNPFPSKADQNLLRRAWEFYSGSHDSEGNRTTGRAELAEEYLRRIVVKRMQADGRADGIVAVQIRAVLTPIGAPDAVPPAPTTREFVWWETRPDDFR
- a CDS encoding AMP-binding protein, translating into MHLTVYQNQARGAQMATIAELVHDQAGDHGTALMAGDRTWTHDQVARAAAARAALLADLLPAGAHPHVGVLLDNVPEFPLWLEGAALSGATLVGVNATRRGADLARDITHTDCSVLVTDRAHRPLVAGLDLGIPDERVLVVDDPAYPGILAPYRDAALPGTAPDPATRLLIVFTSGSTGAPKGVVCSQGRLANAGTALTAQFGFDRDSVHYICMPMFHGNALMANWAPALRAKGAVALRRRFSASAFLDDVRRFGATYFTYVGRAVSYLLATPERPDDADNPLRGAFGTEAGGVDMRRFERRFGVRLTEGYGSSEGGMSVTWRPGTPDRAIGPCPRNAALLDPETGEECPRAVFDTAGRLLNGDAAIGELVNLGRNGFEGYWRNAEADRARTRDGRRYWSGDFFYRDEAGYLYFAARGDDKVRVDGENLSVAGIEDILARFAPVDSVVVYAVPDPVAGDQVMAALHLRPGAEFVPGAFDAFLAAQDDLGTKMAPRFVRVVDRVPVTATNKVDRVGLRRAGFRTAPVWWRPERGAAYREFTTDDRTALLAVYAEHARDGELDV
- a CDS encoding rhodanese-like domain-containing protein, which gives rise to MPQTPPAVTAAEVPADAYVLDVREDDEWRAGHVAGAVHIPMGTLIGRVDEVPKDRRVYVMCRVGGRSGQVTQYLDAHGWDVANIDGGMLAWESAGRPMVSESGADPFVA
- a CDS encoding TetR/AcrR family transcriptional regulator; amino-acid sequence: MPPDTARTRAKLLDAARAEFAEHGIAGARVDRIALRAGVNKERIYAYFGNKEQLFQHVLSESLQELTAVITMPSDDPAEYVAQIYDFHCARPELLRLLLWEALYYGNEPIPDEDRRATSYAVKLQEFAEHLGVQPSPDVAQLLFSLIGIAAWQSTMPQMARIILGGETESEQAKARRREHLVEFTRQSIASAKQA